A genome region from Panacibacter microcysteis includes the following:
- a CDS encoding RNA recognition motif domain-containing protein, with protein MNIYVSNLSFAVQDDDLRGFFEEYGEVSSAKVIMDKFTNRSRGFGFVEMPSNEAAQKAIKELDGATVDGRAIRVNEAKPREDRPKRSFSNSNSRW; from the coding sequence ATGAACATTTATGTTTCAAACTTAAGCTTCGCCGTACAGGACGATGACTTAAGAGGATTTTTTGAAGAATACGGCGAAGTATCTTCAGCAAAAGTTATTATGGACAAATTTACAAACCGTAGCCGTGGCTTTGGTTTCGTGGAAATGCCCAGCAACGAAGCGGCTCAGAAAGCTATCAAAGAACTTGATGGTGCAACTGTAGACGGTCGTGCGATAAGGGTTAACGAAGCAAAACCAAGAGAAGACAGGCCGAAAAGGTCTTTCTCAAACTCTAACAGCCGCTGGTAA
- a CDS encoding tetratricopeptide repeat protein, with protein sequence MLQEENHTNNDPVKSYTAQEQDLLASTATGEELYHFYNSWGNELYNIDKDYEAAERRYRQAIQHHPDAFISYSNLGLALQKLGKPGDAVEAFRKSIEIADRLHQKNDAAWEHLCVEMGARGEWKKAEELILGHNVANLHISRFYNAWGNHLHNAGADYAAAEHKYRKAISYNPDSFIDYKNLGLALQMQNKSAEAIAAFRQSIDIAGQQHEKNDYAWEYIAVESGKAGDWENGEKEITSNNVAPQNISRFYNAWGNSLFITKKDYKAAEEKYIKATEFNPDSYVDYRNLGLSLQAQKKYTESIASFRKAGEVYKKVVANGAAKSQHESDYVDALSDWGSSLIPLGELEEAKQKFNECININPGYAGAYENLAFIMHKEKKYDESLAYLNKALQYNPDSTWAYFRKALIHEERKQYNSAIASYERVLEKDPSDAFAQHNIANIYWTLGSYKKGKEKWNDTVRLYKRWMTEKRGIDNDDNFYFYYGWILNEIFGSKEEARSILKIGLAADSKNHKILYALATLYKQVSDEDNAERAQMLWQSREYLVEARNIIQNKLIAAEITDVSLLTDMVQLLLESNDFHFATILLYNRDDIHTPLKKKFSEVLELLEERSPDSALVKALIGIYHSRMEDYKKAAVYFKQSLAYNEDDITIWSNLAETYLNQQLFELAYKEYSKILQKAECHVESLIGLGECCIRSAEKDDPDLYDAALRHFNKALDLSRTGEGSKVLHNKEKSALLYSRGFVTVQIYESRKDSSATLLIKALSDFKESYKLDKDRYKAKIACDKIKQRLSLLSSKRTTEKFGPGLIFFLSLFVFVTIQVLFFKSYFFSQKAIIDFTAYSLFTFGSIVFMIAALYLPNVLKLKVAGIELEKSSIDLIAVSGNLGISRDVVMSANSFS encoded by the coding sequence ATGTTACAAGAAGAAAACCACACCAATAACGATCCGGTAAAATCTTATACCGCACAGGAGCAGGATCTGCTGGCCAGCACCGCTACAGGTGAAGAATTGTACCATTTTTACAACAGCTGGGGTAATGAACTGTATAATATAGACAAGGATTACGAAGCGGCAGAACGGCGCTACAGGCAAGCCATACAGCATCATCCGGATGCCTTTATCAGCTATTCAAACCTGGGGCTGGCATTACAAAAACTAGGTAAACCTGGTGATGCTGTAGAAGCATTTCGTAAATCCATTGAAATTGCAGACAGGCTACATCAAAAAAATGATGCAGCGTGGGAGCATCTGTGTGTCGAGATGGGTGCCCGCGGCGAATGGAAAAAAGCCGAGGAGCTTATACTCGGTCACAACGTCGCCAACCTGCATATATCCCGGTTTTACAATGCATGGGGCAATCACCTGCACAACGCCGGCGCTGATTATGCAGCTGCGGAACACAAATACCGGAAGGCTATCAGTTACAATCCTGATTCATTTATTGATTATAAAAACCTGGGCCTGGCATTGCAGATGCAAAATAAATCAGCCGAGGCCATAGCTGCATTCAGGCAGTCGATCGACATTGCAGGCCAGCAGCATGAAAAAAATGATTATGCCTGGGAATACATTGCTGTCGAGTCAGGTAAAGCAGGCGACTGGGAAAATGGTGAAAAAGAAATCACGTCAAATAATGTGGCTCCGCAAAATATCTCCCGTTTTTATAATGCATGGGGAAACAGCCTTTTTATAACAAAAAAGGATTATAAAGCAGCGGAAGAAAAATACATAAAGGCCACAGAATTTAACCCTGATTCGTACGTAGATTATAGAAATCTTGGTCTCTCATTGCAGGCGCAAAAAAAATATACGGAGTCTATCGCCAGCTTCCGCAAGGCAGGAGAAGTGTATAAAAAAGTTGTAGCCAATGGTGCTGCCAAATCTCAACACGAAAGCGATTATGTGGATGCTTTAAGCGACTGGGGATCGAGCCTGATACCTTTAGGAGAACTTGAAGAAGCTAAGCAAAAGTTCAATGAATGTATCAACATTAATCCTGGTTATGCCGGCGCTTATGAGAATCTTGCGTTTATTATGCACAAGGAAAAGAAGTACGATGAATCTCTTGCATACCTTAACAAGGCTTTACAATATAATCCTGATTCTACATGGGCTTATTTCCGTAAAGCACTGATTCATGAAGAGCGAAAGCAATACAACAGCGCCATTGCAAGCTATGAGCGGGTATTGGAAAAAGACCCGTCTGATGCTTTTGCCCAGCATAACATTGCCAACATTTACTGGACGCTGGGATCTTATAAAAAAGGCAAAGAAAAATGGAACGATACGGTAAGGCTATACAAACGCTGGATGACCGAAAAGCGCGGCATTGACAATGATGACAATTTTTATTTTTATTACGGCTGGATTTTGAATGAAATATTTGGTTCCAAAGAAGAAGCAAGGTCTATACTTAAGATCGGGTTAGCGGCAGACTCTAAAAACCATAAGATTTTGTACGCGCTTGCAACACTTTACAAACAGGTGTCTGACGAAGATAATGCCGAAAGGGCGCAAATGCTATGGCAATCCCGTGAATACCTGGTGGAGGCCAGGAACATTATTCAAAACAAACTTATTGCTGCTGAAATTACCGATGTAAGTCTGCTTACAGATATGGTGCAGCTGTTGCTGGAATCAAACGACTTTCATTTTGCTACCATATTGTTGTATAACAGGGACGACATACATACCCCTCTTAAAAAGAAGTTTTCAGAAGTATTGGAATTGCTCGAAGAACGTAGCCCTGATTCTGCTTTGGTAAAAGCATTGATTGGGATATATCATAGCCGTATGGAAGACTACAAGAAAGCCGCTGTTTATTTTAAACAGTCCCTGGCTTACAATGAAGATGATATTACGATATGGAGCAACCTGGCCGAAACGTACTTAAACCAGCAATTGTTTGAGCTTGCGTACAAAGAGTACAGTAAAATTCTGCAAAAAGCAGAATGCCATGTAGAATCACTGATTGGTTTGGGTGAATGCTGTATAAGGTCTGCAGAAAAAGACGACCCGGATTTGTACGATGCCGCACTCAGGCATTTCAATAAAGCGCTGGACTTATCACGCACAGGCGAAGGTTCTAAAGTGCTGCACAATAAAGAAAAATCTGCATTGCTTTATTCGCGTGGTTTTGTTACTGTGCAGATTTATGAAAGCAGGAAAGACAGTTCCGCAACACTGCTTATAAAGGCTTTGAGTGATTTTAAAGAATCGTATAAGCTGGATAAAGACCGTTACAAAGCAAAGATTGCCTGCGATAAAATAAAACAACGGTTGAGCCTGCTTTCTTCAAAGCGAACGACTGAGAAGTTTGGACCGGGACTTATCTTTTTCCTTTCTTTGTTTGTGTTTGTAACTATCCAGGTATTGTTTTTCAAATCTTACTTCTTCAGCCAGAAGGCAATCATAGATTTTACAGCGTATTCGCTGTTTACTTTTGGCAGTATAGTCTTTATGATTGCTGCGCTGTATCTGCCCAACGTTTTAAAATTAAAAGTTGCAGGTATAGAACTGGAGAAGAGTTCTATTGATCTGATAGCAGTAAGCGGTAATCTTGGGATAAGCAGAGATGTGGTAATGTCTGCCAATTCATTTTCGTAA